The window CAAAGAGAGCCTTCGCCAACATCACACGCACCTTCTCAGTATTTGAGAGCTGTGACATCTGCTTCTCATGCAAATCCTCCTTAACGCCGAGGTTCTGAAGAAGCTGTGCAGCATTGCTTTCAGCCTCCCATCCGTTCATCTCAGCAAACTTCAACTCTAAGTCGGCAGCACGATTACCATCCTCTTCTGTCATCTCTGGCTTAGCGTAAAGTTCCTCACGTTCTTTCATGTTCTGCCAAAGAGACTCATGTCCCATGAGGACAGTGTCCATTACTTTATACTCATCATATTTGAAGTGGTCCTGTTCCAGTACTGATAGACGCTCGCCTGGTCCTAACTCTACTGTTCCTTTATTTGGCTCCAAGTCGCCAGAAATGGCACGAAGCAAGGTTGATTTACCAGCGCCATTAGCACCAATGACTCCGTAAATATTACCTGGTGTAAACTTTAAGTTAACGTCCTTGTATAGAACTCTCTTGCCGAATTGGATAGCAAGGTTTGAAAGTGTAATCATCTTTTTCTAATACCTTATTATATAATAATTTGGCTGCAAAGGTACGATTTTTATTTCAAATGACAAAGAAACAAGTCGATAGATGAGTCTGTTGTTCTTTTGATATAAAACTCCTATTGCTTAAATGGCTATAAATGTTTATTGGTCTTCTCTATAGAATTAACTTATATGCAAAGGTGTTGAAAAAAACAAAAAAGAAAGTGTTGTTTTAATTTAAAATCTTGCGTGATTGAAATTATTTCAGTAATTTTGCAGCCGAAAAATTTCAAATTAATTACTAAAGGATGTAGTTTAAGGATAAACATAATTAAGGACTAACAAAAACCTAATATATAATAAGGTAAAAGAAGCAGTGTGATACTGCATTGAGTTCTTCAATTAGGATAACAGAAATAGGATAAAATACCAGTTTTCTATCACCTTAATACGCATACTTTCGAACAAGGGTGTAAATATTGTCATCCTAAATTTATAAATGTATATCATTTAAAATAGTATTCAAAATAGCATTTTATATCATAAGTTATGAAACAGAATAAGATTAAATTGGGATATCAGAAGCCTCAGACAGAGATTATGAGTGTTAACAGTGAGAGTCTTTTGTTAGATGCGTCATACCATAGTCAGCACAATCCAGGCCGTCGTAAGAAAGGCCCTACTGCTAATAATGCAAAAGAAGCACTTGAGTGGTTTGAGGTTGGTGACGAGGCTTTGTCAAGCAATGGACATACTTCATTGTGGGAAGATTAATCAAATGAGAGTTTTAATATAATTAAGTAATTAGTTTAAAAAGACTATATTAATAATGAGAAAACATACTTTTAAGGTGCGCCTGCTATCTTTGGTAGCATTGTGTGGCATCGTAATGGCTTTTACATCTTGTTCTAACGAAGATGTAGCACAGAGCAATGTAGATACAAACACTGAAAACAACAGCAACCTTACTTCATTCGTGACAGGTGCTGCTGAAACTCGTACTTCACTCAACTATGATGATGGTGCTTTCTTCTGGGAGGCTGGTGATCATATCTACGTAAAGGATGATAACGGAACTTGGAACAAGAGTAGCAATGCTCCAACAGAGAAGACAGCCAGCTTTAAGTTCATGGTTCCTGGTAAGTACACAAATAGCACTACTTATAAGGTGTACTACCCTGGTAAGAATGGTCTTAACAACAATGTAACTATCTCTGGCACACAGACTCAGGCACAGCCTAACAGTACTCTTCATATTGGTGAGGCAGGTGACTGTGGTACAGCAGATGCAACAGGTGGTAACGGCGTATTTAATTTCCGTCTCGACCATCAGGCTGCTATTCTCGTGTTCCAGCCTTTTACAAACAATACAGCAGTAAAGAATTGTCAGCTGACAAAGATTGAAGTGACATCTGACAATGACCTTACTGGTACTTACACACTTGACACAACAACAGGTGAGTTGACAGGTACGGGTAGCGGTAAGACTATTACAATGACAACAAAGGGTAGCGGTTCTTATGCAAATGGTTTCTCTATGAATACCAGCGCAGCAGATGTAAAAACCAATGGTGCCTATGTTGTTATCCGTCCAGGTACACACGCCTTGACCGTTCGTTATTGGATCAAGGACTATGTTACAAACGTTGAGGGTGCTATTACTAAGACGTATGATTCGTTCAAATATGAGAAGAACGACTATTATGATATGGAGGCTAACCTCAATGTAACTGATTACGATGGTAGAAAGTACTATATGTGGGATGCACAGAAGAATTATTGGAATGGCCATGAGTGGAATTCTGCCAATCCTTGGCAGCCTGTGCTTGCAACCAAAAGCAATCCAAATTACCCAACTTTTGGTAGTGATAGCTACTTTCATAGGACTGGAGGCTTCGGCCGTGAGGATGCTATGAATTCTTCTTGTAAGGATTTGCCTAATGCTAATGAGCTGGGATGGTATGTAAAGAATGGTGATCCACGTTGGGATGATGATAAACTGTGGACAGCAATGGGACACTTATATAAGGGTGGTATATGGCTCCGCAATAAAGCATATATCAAATTGATAACATCGTTCAATTCTGATCAAGGTCCAAGCTATCTGGATATGCGCGATGATTATGCAAGAATTGAAGTGACTCCTACTCAAGGTGCACCTGTAGGCTATTTTGCAAGTAGATACTTCTTTTTACCTGCTTTGGGTAAATATAGTGAAGGTTATTTGTCAAGAATTGGAGAGAAAGGATTTTATTGGTCATCAAGTGCTTCTCCAGTTGACGAAACCTGGGCATACTCGTTGGAATTTAGCAAGAGCAAGCTCATTGTAAATCCTACAACAAGTAATGATGGATATTACATAGGTACTTTTGAGTAACTTGCATTCTCATTCCTCTCTTTAAGAAACTTTCCTTCTTAAAGTTGCAGGTTAAGTAGATATAACCTTGCCAACGCACGTACAGCGTTGAGTTGTCTTCGGACAGTTCAGGGAAGTACGATGTCGTTGGCAAGTTTTGTTTCTTTGCCTACTTTGTTTATTTTCTTTACCTCGTGTTTTTTAATTGATGCTTAATTGGTTTCTAAAAGACGCCCAATAGCATGGTAAAAGATGCTCTTTAAGGCTTCAATAGATGCCCTTTTGAAGGCTTAAAGAGCACCTTTTGAAATGCTACTTTGTAATAACCTGATAAACAGATTGTTGTAAAGATGCTGAAAGGATGAATTTTCCTTTCTTTTAAAGTGAGATAGTCTGTTTGTTTTGTAATGTTTTTTCAAAGGCTGTTGCGTGCTTTAAGATAAGTTGTTGAGTCTTTTTAATAATGGAATTTACGCAGAACTATCTATGACCTTTCTTCTATGATTTACTATGCGAAACTCAATATAGCGTTTATCTAATGCGTGTTTACTCTATGTTGTTATCTCCAAAGTGATAATTTGGCAAGCATGATTTAGGTAGTAACCTTGTAAGAAATTTTATACGCTTGTGGTATAATGGAAGTAATCTTGCTTTTGTTTGCATTTTTAGGTAAAATTTCTTACCTTTGTGTTATACATTAAATTTAAAGCTTATGGGCATTATTGCATCACTTATTATTGGAGCCATTGCAGGATGGTTAGGTGGACTTATCTATAAAGGTAGCGGTTTAGGACTTTTTGGGAATATCATTGTTGGTATTCTTGGAAGTGGCGTAGGATCTTGGCTTTTAGGAAGTGTGCTTCATATTTCACTTGGTGACGGGTGGATTGGTTCTATCATCACAGGTGCCATAGGTGCTGTTGTGATTTTATTCTTATTAAATATTGTGTTTGGAAAGAAAAAATAAGGACACTAAAGTGGGTGTTTTAACCCAAACAAGTCATTAGAACCTAAATATATATTGTTTTATCATTGAATAGATGTTTGGCTTTGTAGCGCAGGCGTAGCATCAGACTATGACAAGTTATAAAGACAGACAAGAAACTGATAGGAAAATAAAAGATGGTAGGAAACACTACTATAGTTAAATAATATACATATTGTAGTCTAATAGCAGAAATGGGTTTAATGTCAACTTTTTATTTCTAAATCTCTCTATCTAATAAATGTAAAGCCCCGAAATGTCATACATTTCGGGGCTTTACTCTTATGTTTTTTCTCTACTATCTCTTTCCGTTAGCAGTCCATATTTTCCCATCTTTAGTGTATAGAATATTCAATGATGAAGCATTGATTCTAATTATTTTTACGCCTTCTTTCAAGTCAATATTTACTAAAGTATGGTCACCTTCCTTTTTAAAGGTTACACCTTTAAGATCAGGGATTCCATCTGAAAATCTAAAATAGTAACTACCAGCTGCTTTAATGACGGTTATAGAACCATTATCGGCACTTTTCTTTATTTTATCACCAGAATAAGTGATTCTTCCTTTGTATGTTCCTGCAAAGATGTCATTGTCTGCAGGGTCATCTGTCTTGCTACAAGAGATTGAAGTAAGATAATTTGATTTTAAGGGTTACTAATCAGCTAAGTTATTTCTTAACTTTTTCTTTCAATGATGCTAATTTCTTTTCTAATAGCTTAACAAGGTCTTCAGGTTTACTGTCTGAATCTGATAAAAGATTGTCAACCTTTTCTTCTAAAGTGCCTTTTAACTCCATTGATTTATCACGCATTTTTCTTGTAAGACTATCTATTTGGTCTTTTAGTTCATCAACTTTATCGCCTATATAATTCTTTTTACATAAGGTTTTATCCTTGTCAAGTACAAAAAGTACACCTATACCTGCAACTGTTCCAGCTGCTACTCCTAATAAAATGCTTCCAATTTTCGACATAGTCGTAGATCTGTTTTAATTAGTTTAAAAATATAATATCGTTGTAAATATAATAAATAAATTTGATATTAGCAATATTGATGCGAGAATTGTGTGGTAGTTTTACAAAGAATAACATTTTTCATGGGCATTGTGATAATATTTTATATATTAATGAAAATCAGTATCAGCGCCTTTTAAAATACAATGTTTACTTGATGGCAATACGATTTTTTTAAAAAAAGTCAAGTCTATATAACTATCTTCTACATTCAATTTTAGAGTTTTTGTTTATGTATGTAAGTATAAAAAAATACCAAACCCGTGATGGTTTGGTACTTCTTACTTTTGTATTGTACTATTATTATGGTAAAATAATTAATTCAAGGCTGTCAGATTTGACTTTCACTTTCAGCCAGTCATAAAGCTGTTTTCTGTTGTCTTTGGCAAGTGTCTTGTTTGTTTTGACTATAGCCACGATATGATTTTTTATTGAAGCAGAATCAACGAAAGACTCAGATGCTTTTGAAAGTATGATACTCTTTGCTGAGGGGCATACGACTTTAAGTTCTTCTCGCATGTCGTTAGCAAGTACAGGATAATGCGTGTAAGAGTTTAGCTGCTTCTGTAATACATCATTTCTATATGCAAGTTCTTGCCATTCAGCCGTATTTTTTTCTCCTACCATCAACTGACCTTTATTCTTGTGCTGTAGGAGTAATAAGCTATCAGAGTTAGATCCTTGTATCACCTTTAGTGCGTAGCCATCAAGCTGATAATTAGTCATCGCTTTTTGTGCTTTAGCTATCGAATCAGTTGAAATCGGATTGCCCACCGCTACCACATGGAGGGTCTTGGTTTTTAGGTCGTATTGGTGTGAGAGAATGTTTGTTCCGCTATAATTAAGTTCCTTTGTAATGAAATTCTCTATGTTATTTTTAAATACACTTTGCTTAATGATGTTCCATGTCATGTAGCTTGCAGGGATAATTGTGATAATAATAATGCTAACGATGTAATAATTTACTCGTCTCATTTTTTCAAGATTGATAAACTGCTTTCTATGAAAATGCAGAAAGCGTACACCAAGACAGGTTGTAAAAGCAATGAAAACAGTATTGATGAAGTATAGGTAAAATGCCCCAAGGAAGTAGGACGTGTTTTGCACAGCAAGTCCATAGCCTGCTGTACAAAGTGGTGGCATCAATGCTGTAGCAATAGCAACACCAGGTATTACGTTGTTTTTTCCTTTTGTTGACATAGCTAAGAAGCCAGCAGCACCACCAAAAAGAGCTATCAATACGTCATAAAGGGTAGGCGATGTGCGCGCTAAGAGTTCGGATTGAGCATCCGTGATAGGTGAAAGTGTAAAGTAGATTGTTGCAGTAACAACGCTAATGAATGTACTTATCAAATAGTTTTTTATGGACTGTTTGAACAAGTCCAAATCAGCAATTCCAAGAGCTAATCCCATACCGATGATTGGTCCCATCAGTGGAGAGATGAGCATAGCACCAATAATTACTGCCGTTGAATTGACATTTAAGCCTAAGGATGCAATAAATACGGCAAAGATAAGTATCCAGAGATTAGAACCTTGAAAGTTGATACCATTAGTTATTTGTTTGATAACATATTTTTCGCCGTCTTTGTAAGGTAAGACATTGAAATAACTCTTAATTATCTGCCATAAAGTTTGATTGTTATTTTCCTGCATTTCGTTTTTTTTTGCAAAGATACTAAATTTAATGGAAAGTTTCAAGCAGTTTCTTGATTAACTATTAAGGAGTGGGCTGGTGTTTGTGAGCGTACATTCTTTTCGTTTCACATAAAAACAAGATTGGTAAAGATAAGGCTCCGTTGTAGTGCACAGCCGATATGCAATTACGATAGTCCTATATATGAATAGGTGTTCTGATCAACAAAGAGCTAAGAGAATAAAAAAAGAGTACCAAGAAAACTTGATACTCTTTTTATTTATGTTAGATTTTAGTGCGCAAATTACTTGCCACCCTCCATCTTCTTCTTCAAGTCAGCGAGAACACCGAGGTCACCGAGAGATGTACCAGCAGCAACGTTGTTGATAGCAGCTGCATCATTCTTTGGCTTGCTCTGAGCTGCTGGACGCTGGCGACGTGGCTCTTCCTTAACCTCCTCGAATGTACGAGAGTGAGAAAGGATGATACGCTTAGTGTCCTTAACGAACTCAATTACCATGAATGGGAGAACCTCACCAAGCTGTGCCTGTGTGCCGTCCTGCTTAACAAGGTGCTTTGGAGTAGCGAAGCCCTCACCACCCTCGCTGAGCGTGATAACAGCACCCTTGTCCATAGACTCGGTAATCTTACCCTCGTGGATTGAACCTGGAGTGTAGATTGCCTCGTACTCATCCCAAGGATTAGACTCGAGCTGCTTGTGACCGAGGCTCAAGCGACGATTCTCCTTGTCGATTTCGAGAACTACAACCTCAATCTCTGCACCCTGTGAAGTGAACTCAGATGGATGCTTAACCTTCTTGGTCCAAGAGAGGTCGCTGATGTGGATAAGACCGTCAACACCCTCCTCGAGCTCTACGAAGATACCGAAGTTAGTGAAGTTGCGAACCTTTGCAGTGTGCTTAGAGCCTACTGGATACTTAACCTCAATAGCCTCCCATGGGTCTTCCTTGAGCTGCTTGATACCGAGAGACATCTTACGTTCGTCGCGGTCGAGTGTGAGGATAACTGCCTCAACCTCGTCAC of the Prevotella melaninogenica genome contains:
- a CDS encoding YtxH domain-containing protein → MSKIGSILLGVAAGTVAGIGVLFVLDKDKTLCKKNYIGDKVDELKDQIDSLTRKMRDKSMELKGTLEEKVDNLLSDSDSKPEDLVKLLEKKLASLKEKVKK
- a CDS encoding GlsB/YeaQ/YmgE family stress response membrane protein; amino-acid sequence: MGIIASLIIGAIAGWLGGLIYKGSGLGLFGNIIVGILGSGVGSWLLGSVLHISLGDGWIGSIITGAIGAVVILFLLNIVFGKKK
- a CDS encoding TIGR00341 family protein, with translation MQENNNQTLWQIIKSYFNVLPYKDGEKYVIKQITNGINFQGSNLWILIFAVFIASLGLNVNSTAVIIGAMLISPLMGPIIGMGLALGIADLDLFKQSIKNYLISTFISVVTATIYFTLSPITDAQSELLARTSPTLYDVLIALFGGAAGFLAMSTKGKNNVIPGVAIATALMPPLCTAGYGLAVQNTSYFLGAFYLYFINTVFIAFTTCLGVRFLHFHRKQFINLEKMRRVNYYIVSIIIITIIPASYMTWNIIKQSVFKNNIENFITKELNYSGTNILSHQYDLKTKTLHVVAVGNPISTDSIAKAQKAMTNYQLDGYALKVIQGSNSDSLLLLQHKNKGQLMVGEKNTAEWQELAYRNDVLQKQLNSYTHYPVLANDMREELKVVCPSAKSIILSKASESFVDSASIKNHIVAIVKTNKTLAKDNRKQLYDWLKVKVKSDSLELIILP